From Candidatus Eisenbacteria bacterium, the proteins below share one genomic window:
- the msrA gene encoding peptide-methionine (S)-S-oxide reductase MsrA, whose protein sequence is MFRASILLTVLLLPAALHAANAPAKAPSTSPRMKVISTATEHAYFAMGCFWCGENDFEGRPGIKSVVSGYTGGREKHPTYEQVSSHRTGHFEAIDIAYDPAQISYAKLLDIFWHSIDPTQGDGQFCDIGKHYRSAIFYRDSTEANAAYASKRALEKSGVLKKPIVTIIQPAGVFWPAEDYHQNYCQVNPERYKSYREGCGRDRRLAEIWGKSAAKPTAH, encoded by the coding sequence ATGTTCCGCGCCTCGATCCTGCTGACCGTCCTGCTCCTCCCCGCGGCGCTTCACGCCGCGAATGCGCCGGCGAAAGCTCCGTCCACCTCGCCGAGGATGAAGGTGATCTCGACCGCGACCGAGCATGCCTATTTCGCCATGGGCTGCTTCTGGTGCGGGGAGAACGACTTCGAGGGAAGGCCCGGGATCAAATCCGTCGTTTCCGGCTATACCGGTGGCCGCGAGAAGCATCCGACCTACGAGCAGGTCTCGTCGCACAGGACGGGACATTTCGAGGCCATCGACATCGCCTACGATCCCGCCCAGATCTCGTACGCGAAGCTGCTCGACATCTTCTGGCACAGCATCGATCCCACCCAGGGCGACGGCCAGTTCTGCGACATCGGAAAGCACTACCGCTCCGCGATCTTCTATCGTGACTCCACCGAGGCCAACGCCGCGTACGCGTCGAAGCGGGCGCTCGAGAAGTCCGGCGTGCTCAAGAAACCGATCGTCACGATCATCCAGCCGGCCGGCGTCTTCTGGCCCGCCGAGGACTATCACCAGAACTACTGCCAGGTGAATCCCGAGCGCTACAAGAGCTATCGCGAGGGATGCGGCCGCGACCGGCGGCTCGCGGAGATCTGGGGAAAGTCGGCGGCCAAGCCGACTGCCCATTAG